From the Lathyrus oleraceus cultivar Zhongwan6 chromosome 4, CAAS_Psat_ZW6_1.0, whole genome shotgun sequence genome, one window contains:
- the LOC127074231 gene encoding non-specific lipid-transfer protein A, with protein sequence MKNLSMILTFLVLFLLSMEKVHGFDCGAAETSLLSCKPFLIGQDNKPPTSCCLGVRFIESSAPTVEERRAACECLKRLANQISNFRDDLAASLPELCGVHLGYTISRHMDCNNIP encoded by the exons ATGAAGAATTTGAGTATGATTCTGACATTTCTAGTTCTATTTCTCCTCAGTATGGAGAAAGTGCATGGTTTTGATTGTGGAGCAGCAGAGACATCTTTATTATCTTGTAAGCCATTTCTCATCGGTCAGGATAATAAGCCACCAACTAGTTGTTGCCTTGGCGTTAGATTTATAGAATCATCAGCACCCACTGTTGAAGAACGTCGTGCCGCATGTGAATGCCTAAAAAGATTGGCTAATCAAATCTCTAACTTTAGAGATGATTTAGCTGCCTCACTTCCCGAACTTTGCGGTGTTCACTTAGGTTATACTATAAGTAGACACATGGATTGCAATAA CATTCCTTGA